A single Vigna radiata var. radiata cultivar VC1973A chromosome 8, Vradiata_ver6, whole genome shotgun sequence DNA region contains:
- the LOC106771719 gene encoding transcription factor MYB41-like translates to MGRSPSSNESNVKKGPWTPEEDGKLMDYISKHGRGTWRTLPKHAGLNRNGKSCRLRWENYLRPDIKRGKLTEEEEQLIINLHSVLGNKWSKIATSLPGRTDNEIKNYWNTTIRKKLLHMGIDPETHRPRTDLNYLMNLSQLLGMSNLGTSMSPWTNPTSLQTDVTQLAKLQVLQNMLQLMNNTSLISMTNPYLLDNQILNPPSLDTFLHGTNTLQVRDPMLRGPEYPNPIGNNISDPFSQTPSDYSQQNIFKSGIEKENETSHQEVRSYTKNINTSQQNQAENLLPPLVASCPRTTTFNKMQRNYNEAQKSTESPFSTFEAWEKFLIEDDEASGSYWKEILE, encoded by the exons ATGGGTAGGTCACCTAGCAGTAACGAGAGTAATGTTAAGAAAGGGCCATGGACACCGGAAGAAGATGGAAAGCTAATGGATTATATTAGCAAACATGGAAGAGGAACGTGGAGAACACTTCCAAAGCATGCTGGTCTAAATAGGAACGGAAAAAGCTGCAGGTTGAGGTGGGAAAATTATCTAAGACCAGATATTAAGAGAGGAAAATTAACTGAAGAGGAGGAGCAATTGATCATCAACCTTCATTCAGTTCTTGGAAACAA GTGGTCAAAGATTGCTACAAGTCTTCCAGGGAGAACTGATAACGAGATCAAGAATTATTGGAATACCACCATAAGAAAAAAGCTTCTCCACATGGGTATTGATCCTGAAACTCACAGGCCAAGAACTGACTTGAATTATCTGATGAATCTTTCCCAGTTGCTTGGCATGTCAAATTTGGGCACATCAATGAGTCCTTGGACCAACCCTACCAGTTTACAAACAGATGTCACTCAATTAGCCAAACTACAAGTGCTACAAAATATGTTACAACTTATGAACAACACTTCATTGATTAGCATGACTAATCCTTACCTCTTAGACAATCAAATTCTCAACCCACCATCACTTGATACATTCCTCCATGGAACAAACACCCTCCAAGTGAGAGATCCAATGTTAAGAGGTCCAGAATATCCAAACCCTATTGGTAACAACATATCCGATCCATTCTCTCAAACGCCCAGTGACTATTCTCAGCAGAACATCTTCAAATCAgggatagaaaaagaaaatgaaactagTCATCAAGAAGTTCGTAGTTATACCAAAAACATTAACACTTCACAACAAAATCAAGCAGAAAATTTACTTCCACCGTTAGTTGCTTCGTGTCCTAGGACAACTACCTTCAACAAAATGCAGAGAAACTATAATGAAGCACAAAAGTCCACAGAGTCACCTTTCTCGACTTTTGAGGCTTGGGAGAAGTTTCTCATTGAAGATGATGAAGCAAGCGGTTCCTACTGGAAAGAGATTCTAGAGTAA